In the Callospermophilus lateralis isolate mCalLat2 chromosome 7, mCalLat2.hap1, whole genome shotgun sequence genome, TTATAGTAAGCCCCATCTGTTCCTTTTCATGCCTTCTCCCTATGTGGTTTCTGTGCCTGCCCAACTCCAGAGCCGCCTTTAAAGTTATTTTCTCTTTGCTGCTCCCCCCCCCTTCTCCCCtcacctcctgcagtccttcctgagaGTTGCCTCACTCTGCCCTGCACCCTGCTGACCTCCTGAGTCCTTGTCTTCACTTCCCCCAGTTCCCAGTTCATAGAGTCTAGCTACAGACAGTTAGGCCACTCCGCCAGGACCTGCCTCATTGGAGACCCACAGACCTGCCTGCTGCACCCTCCTTGCCCCTGCATACTTGTCCTGACCTCTAAGCTGTGGCTTAGCCAAAGACACCCCCTTCAGCTTCCCTCAGTTCGTTGACCATATCCAAGGACTGAAACACATTTGGGAAGCGCCGCCCCATGCAATAGGAGAGTTGTGATATCTCCTGCAGTGCCCAGCACTAACACGGTTCCCTTGGCTCCAGAAGCACAAGCTGAGAGGAAGGACAGCAGCCATCCAGTCCACGTGGACAACTGCATCCTGAATGCTGAGACTCTTATGTGCATCAAGGAGCCCCCTGCCTACACCTTCCGGGATTACAGGTGAATGTGGTGGCAGGTGCCACATGAAGGAGGCCTGTGCTTGCCCCTTGGTGCCCTGTACTCTGCCTGCGCACTCTCAGCACATGTGTGTATACAGGCCAGGGCCAGCAGTCCCTCCAGTCCAGCCCTCTTCTCAACCCCTGATAGGAAGGCAGCAGCGGGGGATCTTCTGGTGGGGTGAGAAGTGTAACCACCCACGTGGGCTTGATGACAAGAGCAGGAGCCTGAGGAGGTGGAGGGTGGAAGGCTGTGGGCTGCCATGGCTTCAGAGAAGCTGCTTACAGGCTCCTTCCCCTGGAAGGCCACCCTCCAGCTGCTGGAGCAGAGCATGTGGAGGTGACGGCCCTGGGGAGTGGGAGGAGAAGGGCCACACTGGGATGTTTCTGCCTTTCCCAGTGCCATCCTTTACCTAAATGGGGACTTTGATGGAGGAAACTTCTATTTTACAGAACTGGATGCCAAGACTGTGACGGTAAGTGTGCCTTTGTCCTTATCCCCAGGGGATAGAAATCTTGTTTCCTGGAGCTGATCTCCACAAAGTACAGTGTACAGAATGACCCACTGGGCTTCTTTGTGACCAGTTCCCTTTCCCCAAACGAGGTGGCTTTGAGATATGTCAGCTGCTCCTCTAACTGACCGTTAACCCTGACCTCTGGGAAGCCATGCAGAAGCTGCCCTCGGTCCTGGCCCCTAGTGAGCACAtggctcttctaagttgttctcctGTGCATGCCCTCTTTTTGTCCCCTTTAGGCAGAGGTGCAGCCCCAGTGTGGAagggctgtgggattttcttcaggcACTGAAAACCCGCATGGAGTGAAGGCTGTCACCAGGGGGCAACGCTGTGCCATCGCCCTGTGGTTCACCTTAGACCCTCGACATAGTGAGCGTGTAAGAACCCATTATGCTGAGTAAACTCTTCCTGGAAGGCCCCTGTTTCTCATCCTCCTGCCCCAAATCCTGCTGCCAGTAGTCACAAAGGGCACATTGGGTATGGGGCTCCCACAGCAGCCTGTCATCATTGTCATGCTGCCTCATCCCCGGCCTTCTTCCTTACCTGTAAACAGGGTCCGGGGTGTGTGCTGAGTTCTTGGTTCCCTTCTTGGGCCCCTCAGCTGTCTTGTCCAGGCACAGGCCCGCTGGGAAAGTGGGAACTCAGGCCATGTAGCAGCCTGCATTGTTCAGGACACCACAGCCAGAGGAGGATGAACCCCTGGTCCCAGGCCTCTCTGAATGGGTGGGCTTTGTCCTTGCAGGACAGGGTGCAGGCAGATGACCTGGTGAAGATGCTCTTCAGCCCAGAGGAGATGGACCTGCCCCAGGAGCAGCCCCTGAATGCACAGCAGGACCCCTCCCAACCTGGGGAAGAGTCTCCCCCAGGCAGTGAGTCGAAGCTCAGGGATGAGCTATGACAGCACTCTGCTCACATGTGCCTGGGTGATTGGACTCATAGGGAAGAACTCTGTCCTACACCCCGGACTGGCTGCCCCTCAGGGCCACAGAGCAGTGGAACTTAGGTTGCTGCTCAGCTGAGGGGACTCAGTTCACAGCCTTCTGTGTGGTGCTACTGCTCTTGGAGTGGATGTGGCAGGATGCCACTCCCCTCTGGGACTGACTGAAGGCTCAGGACACAGAGCTACCCCAGGGCCTGCATGGGCAGCTGCATGACAGCAGTACAGTATTTAAGTGTCTGTGTGGACAACCAAAGAATAAAtgatttgtgttttttgtttggtgGTTTGTTCAGAGAGTGGAAATATGTCCATTCTGCCGCAAAGGCCTCACCTGGTGGAAACTGCTCTGGGAAAGATGCAGTGACCAGTGGGAGGGCAGGAAAGCCTGGCTCGAGACCCAGCCCAGCCACTTCCTGTgaagcctcaggccacacttaacCAGGGCCTTGGGGTCCTGTCCAGATGTGGAGGGTCCTCGTTCTCATCCTGCCCATCTTCTGGGACAGCTGTGTGGCCCAGATGCTCTATCGGGTGTGACGACACTTTGTAAACTGTAAAGCTCTGGATGAATGGTTGGGATTATTCCTAATCCTCTTCTGGCAGGGAATGGCGGTCAGCAGTGCGCTGGCAGACTGCCCCCATGGCAGCCACATGCATCCTGTTGTGCTGGCTGGCCGCAGAGCCCTGTACCTCAGGGCCTCCATGTGCAGGATAGCTCTTGCGATACACTGACCATGGAACTGGATATGCAGATCCTCTGGCCTCATCCCTGGCACCAAGCCCATCATCCTCACTGTGCCTGATATGCACTGGGACAGGGAACCTGCACTCATTTAGACAATCAACCAAATTTATTTCTTGAGACCAGCTGTGTAAGAATATGGTAGGGAAAAAAATAAGCCCTTGCCCTCCCTTATGGAGCTTATATTTTGTAGGGGAGACAGATAATAAATGTgtaaatatgtgtatgtgtgtgtttgtatgtgtataaTCCTGTGAGGTAGAAAATAAAGCAAATCAGGGCTCTGAGGCAGAAGAAGTAACAAAAAGGTCGACACAGTGGCAGAGTGGGCCAGGAGGAGAGTAGCAAGTGGTCACGTCTTGGGGGTCTCATTGACTGCACTGAGGACATGGGAGCCCCAGAAGGGTTTTGAGCAGGGGAACAACAGCACCcgacttatattttaaaatttgtgtgtgtcccgtactggagattgaacccaagtatGCATAGAATAGTAATTCTATGTCCCCAGACCTTTTAACATGGTGTCCATAGGTTGCCAAGACTGGGCTTATATGGGAGATCCTCTTGCCTGGGCGTCCCAAGTCactggattataagcatgtgccactctgactttattgcAAAAGGTTTCATGATCCGTATATGACGAATAAGCCACGGGGGAAGGAATGGAGACAAGAAAACCTGTGGGGCTGTTGAGTGAGCCAGGAGAGGGGAAGGTGGCCTGGGCCAAGCGGCAGCAGTGAAGGTGGGGAAGCTGAATTCTAGGTCTAGTCAGAGACAACAGGAAGTGCTGATGGATTGTCCAGGATGTGTAAGAAAAAGCATCCAGAAGAAGCTAAGCAGATGGATGGAGAGCTGCTCTCCCCTGGCAGCGGAGGAGAAGACTGCAATAGGAATAGCTGAGGGGCACGGGAACCAGGAGTTTGGTTTAGACATGCTAAGCTTGAGTTTGAGGAGCATAATGATACCATCCAAAGCCAGGAGGAGAAGAGAAGGAGTCAGAAGGCAGCTTGTCTGGAAGTAAGGGAGCAGTGGACGGTTGGGACCCGCTGCCAGAGCTGAGAGCCAGGGAACCAAGAGGCATCCTGAACTGGATGAGGGCATTTCAAGGAGAGGGAACAGCAGCATCATGCCGCCCAGAGGCTGAGTGAGATGGGAACTGAGGACCCACCTTCACATGCAGCAACAAGGGATCAATGGACACTTCAGCAACAGATGTCTTGGTGAGGTGGTGTGGACGggctcaggaaagggagacatagaCAACCTTTCCAGGAGTTTGGTAGAAAGATGGGACTCAGAggcctgaggatatagctcagttggtagagtgcttgccttgcctgcacaagaccctgggttcaatccccagcaacacaaaaaaaagaaaagaaatataggGGCTAGgattggctcagtggcagagggcttgccaagcatgtgtgaggcactgagttcaattctcagcaccacatataaataaataaaggtccattgacaactaaaaaaaatatttttttaaaaaagatggggctggggatgtggctcaagcggtagcgcgctcacctggcatgcgcggggcactgggttcgatcctcagcaccacataaaaaataaagatgttgtatccaccaaaaactaaaaaataaatattaaaaaaaaaatctctatctctctgtaaaaaaaaaaaaaaaagaaagaaaagaaagatgaacTTAGAAGAAGACATGGAGTCAAGAAATGATGATTATTCAGGCTGCAAGCTAGCACTGCATGTCAGCATGCCCATGCGAATGATCCAGTCCAGACAGTGGCTGTTCCTCTCTTTGTTGACCTCTTCTCTGTCCTCACTGGGTGACCCAGTGCAGAGAGGACTGCATGGGTACAGCTGCACCCATGTGCTGAGAGTAACTCACTTCCCCCACTTAGAGTTGTATGTGACCTTCAAGATGGGCAGCCTCCAAGCATTTCCTCACCAGGACAACGGGATTTCAGTCCTCACTGCCCCAGAGGGTTACGGGTAGCAGAGGGAATGCTCACCAAGTGCCGAGCACAGTGCTTAGCAGGGTAGAGACTCAACATTATGGAAATATACAAGGGCCTCATTCTGGTTTTCTAGGTTTCCACATCAAGGCAGATGACCTTTACCATTTCAACATATGCTAACCACATACGGACAGCAGACTGTCTCTACAGAGTTCACAAAAAGTCAAAATGTTTTTGATGGCAGCTGGACCAAGATAAGTGTATATAATTAGCCTGGGGTGAGTCCTCCTGGAAGCAGAGGGTGATGGTAGGGTCCCGACTGAGATGTGACTGTGATTGCCCCATTTGGTAAAGCAACAGGAGAAAATTAGTTTGAGATTAAGGGAGAGGGCTCAGAGAACGATTACAGGAGAAGAAAGGCCACTCAACAAACTTGGGGAAGAACTGGACGTGACAGCCCTTGGTCTCCAGTACCTAGCACAGCTGGCAAAGCTCTCAGCAGGACACCAGAGACCTGTGTATAGTGCTGTTTGCAGAGGAGAGAAGGCACCCTTGGATGTGCATTGCAGGAGTTCCCATCCTCGATTAGGCATTGGGACTCAAGCGGCTGCTTACAATCCTCaggaagaaggcagtggctaaatGCAATAATTGGGATGATGTGGACTATTATGGGATTCCAGATCAGGGCCCGAGCAGGTCGAATAGTTGGCTGCATTGCTTTCTGTGTGGCCTGAGACAAGTCATCTCTGTCCTGAGCCTGTGGTTGCACAGGAATCTCAGACCAAGTTGGGGGTCGTAAGACCAGCACCCCTTCTGAGATTCAGAGTTTCTCACAGTGGCTGCAGAGAAGGTGCTGGATTGGATCAGAAGGAGGCAAAACGTTTAATCCTCATAAGAGTCAGTGAGCAACACTATCCAGGCCAGCTCTCGGCCAGGCGCAGTTGCCGAGGAAGTAGTGAGAAGGCACCCAAGGGGGAGGCCAGGCCCTGGGGGAGCCTCTCTGGGACAGCTTTCCTTAGGCAGAGTTCTTCTGACATATTTTTTATGTTCCAGCAGCAATTTTCACCTAGTATCTGATCCTTGTAAACTCCCTCATCAACCAGGCAGGACAAGTGATGTTATTCCTATTTTTCAGAGAAGCTGAGGGATGTCTAATGTCACACAGCTTTTCAATGATGGAGATAAAACTAGAACTCTTGGCTTCCTGTAATCTAAGTGAAAGcactttttaaatagttttttggCATGTGCCACCCCAGAGCAGTTTCAGTTAGCTCTCATGGGAGGCTGGAGTGGGAAGAGTCCCTTCCTGCTCTCCTTGCATGCCTGGGAGTCACTCACTGCAGAAGCCACCAAGAGTGGCAGGTGCCCAGGCTGGAAAAGCTATGCCTTTTAGGATGTGCCACTCCAGAAGCAGGACCTGAATTCCAGAAGGCTTTGGAGCATTGATGAGGGAAGTCCACTAAAGTAGGACATTCTGAAAGAACAGACACAAAACCTTATATGAGCTGGATGCAGTGGGGCATGTgagcccagtggcttgggaggctgaggcaggaagatggcaagttcaaagccagcctgagcaacttagcaaggacctaagcaacttagtgagatcctattcaaaataaaatttaaaaagggctgaggatgtggctcagtagctaaGCAACCCTGGGCTTAAtctctaataccaaaaaaaaaaaagagagagagagagagagagagagagagagagagagagagagagcttccaAGAAAGATATGCCAACCAGGAGGTTCAGGGAGGAGGAGTGTCCTGCTGCCTCTAGGACCTTGCAGTTGTGACACCTTGGCCCTCAGCAGTCACTGTCTTCCCCTCTTGGCTCTTAGCTCTCTCACTTGTCAATAGAGGAGGTTGCAGCTCGTGGTCTTGAGGACCCAGGTGTCACTGACACTCCATTTCTGTGTGGCCTTGAGGTTCCACAGTTTAAATACCTGACCTGGGAGGCCAGTTTAAAGAGAGGACCCCACCTGTGGGAATGTCATGTGCCAAGTAGCTGCCCTCCCCTTCCCATGCCTTCCCCCAAGGGTCACTTACCTTATTCAACCATCACAACTCCATGGTAGAGGTCCATTTAGAGGTAAGGGTACTAGGCTCCACAGCACAGGTCATCTGTGAGGGGCATCTTGTGACTGCCTGCCCCTCCCAATCTGAAGCTAGCGCCTCTCTGTGAAAGGCAGAAGGGGAAGCAGTGCCACACACCTGCAAGGAGAAGCCCTCCCTCCTGCTTCCCTCCCTCCACCTCAGCCTCTGTAGAGGTCAGCCTGCCTGGAAGGGTTAGAGGAACCAAGGCACAAGAAAAGCCAGTCTCGGGGCTTTCACTGCCTCCCCAGGAGTCCTGGGTCTTGTCTCCTTCCCCATGCGGGGCTCCCACCACACTCCCTGTTCCCCTGGATCCTACTCTCTTGTCATTGAGAAAGAGCAATTTGAACTCAGGACTGACTTTTCTGCCACCATTCTGCACCCCATTGGCATTTGGGGATCTGAGGGCCATCCCAGGAAGCAGTTCTGTGAGTATACAGACCCCATGTGGCTCAGAACTTCCTGACAAGGGGACCTAAGAAGGACCCAGTGTGTGGCACTGTGGGCCAAACCACGCCCACCCCGACCCCTCAGAGGGCCGACCACTCACCCAGCTCCCTGGAGCTGCAGGCCATACCAGGGGCCCACGCCCTGGGCGGGCACACAGGATTGCCATTGTGTGCTCAGTGCCTGGCACCCTCTCGGTTTGCATAGCCACGTGAAGAATGCGAGGGAGCAGGCTGGGGACTTGTTCCTGCAGAGGCGGCTGCAGGTCTGGGGGAGGAAGCTGGCCAGAGTCAGGGTCGCAGCAGGTCCCTGCCTCCCCCATGTAGTCCCCCAAGGGCTGGTGGGCTACAGGTTACAGGGGGCAGACGAGGGGCGAGGGGCGGTGGGAGCAGGAGCAGGGGTGTGACATTCCTGCTGCACCCACACCAAGCCCGTGGGGCTGAAATGAACGTGAGGGGATTGCTAATGAGGTGGAGGAGAGTTAAACATTCCCCTGCTCCTGAGGGCCGGGCTCGAATTGGAGAGAGAAGGGGGAGCAGGGGGTCCAGGAGGGGGCAGCCTGAACCCCAGGAATGTGCAGAAGCCACTGTTCCCGTCAGGCTGTTCTGGAGCTGGGGGCCAGGGCCTGCTGTCCCAGGTCCCAGCAGGAGCTGCTAAACTAGCCAGCAAGGGGATTAACGGGTTGAGCAATCCACCTTCCTTCAGGCCCATGCCAGAAGGCTGACTGGTACTGTCTCCCCAGCTCCCCGCCAGGCCCCTTGCTGGCCTGCAGCCAGCTCTGGCCCAACCTCAATAAGGGCCCCTCTCTGACCCTTTGGATCTCAAACAAGACCTCACAGTACATATTCCCTGGTTTGGCTTACCCTATTTTGGATACACATAGCTCCCAGGTACCCAGGACCCTCCTTCCCAACACCCCATTCCCAGTCTAGTTTCTAACATCTGGTCTCCGATTCTTGCCAgaaagttctccttggtgtctaggtTTTACCTGCTGCAAGttggaatttcttttctttttcgtcCTCAAGTCAGAGGGCAGGCAACCCCCAGGGTCAGATCTGCCTTGCAAGAGCTAAGTCCATCATCTCAGGGCTGATGAGATGATTATGGGAATTTTAGGGCTCTTGAATCAGGCTCCTAAAGGGGCTTCCCTGGGCAGAAAGACCTGGGGAGAGACAGGATCACGCCTCCCAATTCCACCCTTCTCTACCCCTGAAGGATGGGGAGGGGCAGGGTACCCACCTGGTCCCTGGCCCCGCCTCCCACCCCAGGGGGCTGGGCATGAGCTTTGCTGGGGACCCTGTGCTGGCTCAGGCTGCAGCTGTGGGCGGGCCTCTGGCCTCTGCCAGCCTGGGTGCCTCCCCCTGCATTCTGAAGTCCAGAGCCACTGCCTTTGCTGCTGCCACAGCTGCCATCACCTCTCCTCCTCAGCCTCGGGCCACTCACTGCTTTTCCACCCCAGCTGCGACTCTCTCCTGGCCATGACCACACTGTCCCCAGGACCCTGACCCAACTCTGAGCCCTGGGACCCTTGGTCCCCTCCCCTGGGCCATGGCCAACTCAGGCCTCCAGCTCCTGGGCTACTTCCTGgccctgggtggctgggtgggcatCATCGCCAGCACAGCCCTGCCGCAGTGGAAGCAGTCCTCCTATGCAGGTGACGCCATCATCACCGCTGTCGGCCTCTACGAAGGACTCTGGATGTCCTGCGCCTCCCAGAGCACTGGGCAGGTGCAGTGCAAACTCTATGACTCGCTGCTTGCCCTGGACGGTAGGCCCCGGGCCTGTGGGGCTGGGAGGCGGGGTGTGGGGTTGGGGTGGTCCACAGCACGCTTTCTTACAGTCTGCTCAGTGCTGAGTGCCACACTCCAGCCCCTGCAAATCCCCCACTACAGCCCGTGCACATTTAAGAATCCAGGCCAACCTTGGCCCCTTGGGAGGCAGGGTCCACCGTCTGGGGTCCAGATCCCATAAACTTGACAGCCACTgaaatttttgcatctgaggtccTCACCGTAGAGGGGAACTCTCACACTCTATAGGATAAGGGAGGTCGAATGAGATGAGGGCTCCGTGGACAGCTGAGCAGAGGTGCCATCAACTGTCCACACAGTGCCAGTCCAGGCAGGTTGTAGGCTTCCCTCAGGGACCCAGGTCTCCTGAGCTGGCCTGGGGCCTAGTCTGACATGCATACCCATGGAGAGGCGGTGACGGTTGCTGCTGGGGGCCAGGCTGAGCTGAGCTGGGCCTCTGACACCCTCAGCTCTTCCTTCTCTGCTTGGGAGGATGAACCAGGCCCAAGAGAAGGCAGCAGGAAAGTGCCAGGGGAAGTGGGTAATGGGATCAATGGTGAAGGGGACTCCCAACCCCACTTCCTATTGTCACATCCCCACTGTCCTCTCTGTCTCACCTGTGGGCAGATGACCTACCAGGCAGGTGATTTGGCCTAGTCTAGTTCCTGCCCAAGCCCCTCCCATGCTGGGCTCCTCCCCTGCAGGCCCCACCTCTCCCCCAACCCCTGTTCAGCTCCATCCTGGCCCTGCCCCAGGTCACATCCAGTCAGCGAGAGCCCTGATGGTGGTGGCTGTACTCCTGGGCTTTGTGGCCATGGTCCTCagcgtcattggcatgaagtgtaCACGGGTCGGAGACAGCAACCCCATTGCCAAAGGCCGGGTAGCCATCTCCGGGGGTGCCCTCTTCATCCTGGCAGGTGAGTGCCCTTTTTCACCTTCTTGGCCACGGCAAATAGCCCCAGCCTCAGTGGCTGACCAGGGGTCCACAGAACTGACCCACCTCCCTGCTTTGCCCTCAGGCCTCTGCACCTTGACTGCTGTCTCATGGTATGCCACCCTGGTGACCCAGGAGTTCTTCAACCCAAGCACACCTGTCAATGCCAGGTGAGTGCCAAGGCTGGGGCTCCCACTTCGCCTCCTCTGGGGCCAGTGGCCTTTCCTCCAGAGGTCACCTGGAGGGGGACATAAGGAATGGGTCCCAGCTGCTGTCTGGAGTGGAAAGCCAGACCAGTGTCCTTGGTAGGGACAGGAGGCCAGCTGAGGGTGCCCAGACTCAGCAAGGACTCTCCAAGCAGCTAAGTGCCCTGGCTCCGGGTTCTAATAGCTCTGAATGTTCTGGTGGGGTGACCTGTGAAAGTTTCTGAATCTTTCCACACCTGCCTTCTTCTATAAACTGGAGCCAGAATCTAAGGACCAGCTTTTGCTGGTGAGGGTCCCCAAGACAATGCAGGTAAGGAATTCAACACGGTGCCTGGTTCCAGAGAGTGCTCAGCATATTCATTTCAACTGGGGGCAGCAGGCTGAGGTGGCTTCCTGCAGGGGCAGCAGGTATTGGATCCAGGGAAGTGAGACTGGAGAAAAGGACAGATGGGGCAGGGTCTGGCTGCCATCAGAAGATTGTGCTCCCATCCTGGAGTAGAAGGCAGTGTCAGTGGCTCTGCCATAGTGTGTGGAAGAGGAGAAGAAGGCAAGACATTATGGTGGCTGCTGCAAAGTCAAGCAGAGGGCTCTGGGCCAGGGAGGAAGCAGTGGAAAGCAGGCTCGGAGACATCTGGAGACTAGAATGGTGGGAACCTCCGAGGCCCGTCCTACCTTCTCCACACTTCTCAGCCCAGCTGGGAGCAAGAACAGGGTCCTAACAGGCCTGGGGGTGAGGGAGGATGAAAAAGGACACCTGGGCTGTCATGTTTGGAAGAGCTCCTAAAGGAGGCAGAGATGTGGGGAGGATGAAAAGCAGACTTCAGGGGTGAGGCTTGTTTCCTGAGCTGCCAGTTACAGCCACAAAGACCTGCCAAGCAAGGCCTAGCTCAAGGAGCCGAACTAGAACTTGGCCCTTCATCCTTTCAACAGTCCTAAGGCTCCAGATTTGCCAGGTCTGAGCCCTGTCTGCCCTCTGCGTGCTCTCAGGGACTGGAGGATCTCCTGCTGAGGGGGTAGGAAGGGTGGAATGAGAACAGAGGGGCATCAGGGAAAATCCCCTATGAGGAGGTGGCATGTGGACGAGGACTCCAGGCAGAGAAGGAGCTGGGGAGGCACCCCAGAAGGGGTGCTAAGTCCTAGACTTGTGCTAAGCCACAGAGGTGGGGAGACCCTGGGGAGGGCTGGGCTGAGCAGCAGGCTTAGGTGCAGAGAGCCCAGCAAACAAGAGAGAGGAgcctggccttctccagaaggcaGTGGGGAGAGCCCTGGCTGGGAGCCCAGTAGGGAAAGAAGATGGCAGGGATCGCTCAGCTCCACCCAACCTCTAGGGCCCTCCCATACCCCCTCCACTGGCCAGATGAGGAATTGAGCCCGAGCTGCTCAGAGCAGGGGCTCTAGGCTAACCCTTGAGACTGGAGGCCAACCCTAGGCCTGGTTGGCCAGTGTGGTGTCATATGCCGGGTGGGGCGAGGGAGGAAGCACAGCATTCACCCCAATTTACTTGGAGAGATGGAGGAAGCTTGTGAGCCCAACCTCCAGCTCCCCTCTCCCCACCCTCCCTCTGCCGGTTTCTGGCTGAGGAGTAGGACCCCGAGAGGATGGGGTGAGGCAGGGCTAGGGCTTGCGACCACACCTAATGCCACTCTCCATCCCACTTGCAGGTATGAATTTGGCCCGGCTCTGTTCGTAGGCTGGGCCTCAGCTGGCCTGGCCATGCTGGGGGGCTCATTCCTCTGCTGCACATGCCCAGAGCCCGAGAGAGCCAACAGCAGCCCCCAGCCCTATCGCCCTGGACCCTCAACTGCTGCCCGAGAGTACGTCTGAATCCTGCCCATCCCGACCAGTCTTCCCACCTAGTGGCCCCCTCGCCCGACACTGCAGCCAGTCCCTGAAGCACCCTGGGCAGGGCCAGTAGGGCACACCAGGTCTCCCAAGCTCGGTCTGGGGCTCTGAGCACCTGATCGTCAACACATATCTAGGTCTGGGCCTCTTCTAGTCACCCAGCTTGGATGCCCAGGTGGATCATCAGCTCAGATCCCGTTGCCCCTGCCCCGGGAATGGGCTCAGGCAGGGCTGCTGTGAAGGCCAAGGTCCTACCCCACTGGCCAGGCCTGTGTCTAGGACTGACCTCCACAGACCCGCCTCCC is a window encoding:
- the Cldn19 gene encoding claudin-19, producing MANSGLQLLGYFLALGGWVGIIASTALPQWKQSSYAGDAIITAVGLYEGLWMSCASQSTGQVQCKLYDSLLALDGHIQSARALMVVAVLLGFVAMVLSVIGMKCTRVGDSNPIAKGRVAISGGALFILAGLCTLTAVSWYATLVTQEFFNPSTPVNARYEFGPALFVGWASAGLAMLGGSFLCCTCPEPERANSSPQPYRPGPSTAAREPVVKLPASTKGPLGV